The Fuerstiella sp. genome includes a window with the following:
- a CDS encoding lysophospholipid acyltransferase family protein: MDAFQVRHRLEYVFFCVVVFLIQSLPLRTAERVSDVFALLIHRLPAKINRRQVAADNIRQAMGDLSEQQIDKMILGMWQHLFRMVIEITQIRRRLRQETSMLILNFFQREKCVAAVLSGRKVIFLGGHFGNWEISVTTFGHFGFPMGVIARDLDNPWLHQWFQDYRESSENWIISKKGGGTDLTRSLETCGMASLLCDQDAGGRGLFVDFFGRPASTFKSIALLAIEYDAMIVVGGGLRLPRTGSTRTNWVPFELATQAVIDSRDFDSPNALQELTQAYTTALEQLIRRAPEQYFWIHRRWKSEPRRKKRTSKKAA; the protein is encoded by the coding sequence ATGGATGCCTTTCAAGTGCGACACCGACTGGAATACGTGTTTTTCTGTGTGGTGGTGTTCCTGATTCAGTCACTCCCGCTCCGAACGGCCGAGCGAGTGAGTGATGTGTTTGCTTTGTTGATTCATCGACTGCCGGCGAAGATCAATCGTCGCCAGGTCGCCGCCGACAACATTCGTCAGGCTATGGGAGATTTGTCTGAGCAGCAAATCGACAAAATGATACTGGGGATGTGGCAACACCTGTTTCGGATGGTGATTGAAATCACTCAAATTCGGCGCCGGCTGCGGCAGGAAACGTCCATGCTCATTCTTAACTTCTTCCAGCGGGAAAAATGTGTTGCCGCAGTCCTGTCGGGACGCAAGGTTATCTTTCTGGGTGGTCATTTTGGTAACTGGGAGATCTCCGTGACCACCTTTGGTCATTTCGGTTTTCCCATGGGAGTGATTGCTCGAGACCTGGACAACCCCTGGCTTCATCAGTGGTTTCAGGACTATCGGGAATCCAGCGAAAACTGGATTATTTCGAAGAAGGGGGGAGGGACCGATCTGACCAGGTCCCTGGAAACCTGTGGCATGGCATCCTTGTTGTGTGATCAGGATGCCGGAGGTCGCGGTCTCTTTGTCGACTTCTTTGGACGTCCGGCGTCCACGTTCAAATCGATTGCTCTGCTGGCGATTGAATATGATGCCATGATTGTTGTGGGCGGGGGACTGCGACTACCGCGGACTGGTTCGACTCGAACCAACTGGGTTCCGTTTGAACTGGCGACTCAGGCTGTCATTGACAGTCGTGATTTTGACAGCCCAAATGCGCTGCAGGAATTGACACAGGCCTATACCACAGCACTGGAACAACTCATTCGCCGGGCACCTGAACAGTATTTCTGGATTCACCGCCGCTGGAAGTCTGAACCTCGCCGCAAAAAACGGACCTCAAAGAAAGCTGCGTAG
- a CDS encoding amino acid permease: MTERNTRATFDVMSLTLLVVASMIGVGVFTTSGYTLAAVGSPARVILCWILGGVIALCGATAYGRLASLMPQSGGEYLYLSRTVHPLAGFLAGWISLTAGFSGAIATAAVAFEQYAMPDTVRPVGIPKDTLAVAVVILFGLMHGLRPGCGQFTQNAVVAVKVAALTAFLAVAVFKIGVHDWNFSATENSPATIRRSLTAIANSLVWISLSYAGFNAAIYVAGESREAARIVPKALLLGTAGVSVLYVLLNLAFVTATPTSAIVGQGPVAAIAAKAIGGPNLERLIRFTVSLGLLSSISGMIMTGPRVYSQMASDGVFPTVFSMEQRGPGLSIGLQTAIAAVLIVIQHLLVSTGLLESSLLGLFIYLGTTLSVSSACCAATVFLPGVRKQLDSCSPAGDIACFIYVAATLVSVIVMAVSHQVDGKSQGIWHLSGAVLTLITGGIAWRVFRSHIAGYNRS, translated from the coding sequence ATGACTGAGCGCAATACTCGTGCAACGTTCGACGTCATGTCGCTCACTCTGCTGGTTGTGGCCAGTATGATTGGAGTCGGTGTCTTTACCACGTCGGGGTATACACTGGCTGCAGTCGGTTCCCCCGCCCGAGTCATTCTGTGCTGGATTCTCGGTGGAGTCATTGCACTGTGTGGGGCTACAGCCTACGGACGTCTGGCATCACTAATGCCTCAGTCCGGCGGCGAATATCTGTATCTCAGTCGTACCGTACACCCACTGGCCGGGTTCCTCGCCGGCTGGATATCTCTAACCGCAGGCTTTAGCGGCGCCATTGCCACAGCTGCGGTGGCATTTGAGCAATACGCGATGCCGGACACCGTCAGACCGGTCGGAATTCCCAAAGACACATTGGCTGTAGCAGTCGTCATTCTGTTTGGGCTGATGCATGGTCTCAGACCTGGTTGTGGTCAATTCACTCAAAATGCAGTAGTAGCCGTGAAGGTGGCAGCACTCACGGCGTTTCTGGCGGTCGCCGTCTTTAAAATCGGCGTTCACGACTGGAATTTTTCAGCGACTGAGAATTCACCGGCGACAATACGCAGGTCGCTGACCGCTATTGCCAATTCTCTGGTGTGGATATCATTGAGCTACGCAGGATTCAATGCTGCTATTTATGTGGCAGGTGAGTCGCGGGAAGCGGCGCGCATAGTTCCTAAAGCATTGTTACTCGGGACTGCCGGAGTATCGGTTTTGTACGTTCTGCTGAATCTTGCCTTTGTCACCGCAACGCCGACGTCCGCAATCGTCGGTCAGGGCCCGGTCGCGGCGATTGCGGCAAAGGCCATTGGAGGACCAAACCTGGAACGACTGATTCGTTTCACCGTCTCACTGGGACTGTTGTCTTCCATCTCGGGGATGATCATGACCGGACCCCGGGTTTATTCTCAAATGGCTTCTGACGGTGTGTTCCCGACGGTCTTCTCTATGGAGCAACGCGGCCCGGGACTGTCCATCGGTCTGCAGACCGCAATTGCAGCGGTGCTGATTGTTATCCAGCACTTGCTTGTGAGTACCGGACTGCTGGAAAGTTCACTGCTGGGATTGTTCATCTATCTGGGAACGACACTTTCAGTATCCTCTGCATGCTGCGCCGCTACCGTATTTCTGCCGGGAGTCCGCAAACAACTCGACTCGTGCAGTCCTGCGGGAGACATCGCATGTTTCATTTATGTAGCAGCGACACTGGTTTCAGTCATTGTGATGGCGGTCAGCCACCAGGTCGACGGAAAATCGCAGGGCATCTGGCATTTGAGTGGAGCGGTCCTTACCCTCATAACAGGAGGAATCGCCTGGAGGGTCTTCCGCAGTCATATCGCAGGATACAACCGCTCGTAG
- a CDS encoding SMP-30/gluconolactonase/LRE family protein — MYEHTSHRRTSRRQFIGTTAAAAAVARFSWVAKGAPTEYAGLNSDRYLGKVQVLAHVQDEVVFTEGPAVDRAGNVFFTNVPASRILKWTPHSRELSVFRSDSHGTNGLYFAPDGSLLACEGEAGRVTRTNSVTGEIEVLANGYGGKPLAKPNDLCMDDQGRIYFTSRSSVTDPAGENVKAVYRIDTDGSIHQILAWPDVHMPNGIVTSPDNRQLYLIEAHPDANHHRDIRVYDLNADGTVTNGRVLIDFYPGRSGDGMCIDAEGNLYVAAGLHDTRNTSETLDTQPGIHVVSPTGKLLAFRETPEDTLTNCTFGGSDLKTLYIACGSHLLSLRTEIPGKADYRPDA; from the coding sequence ATGTACGAACACACCTCACATCGCCGGACTTCACGACGTCAATTTATCGGAACAACTGCTGCCGCCGCCGCTGTTGCGAGATTCTCATGGGTTGCTAAAGGAGCCCCCACCGAATATGCAGGACTGAACTCGGATCGCTATCTCGGCAAAGTTCAGGTGCTCGCGCACGTCCAGGACGAAGTGGTCTTCACGGAAGGCCCGGCTGTAGACCGAGCCGGCAACGTGTTCTTCACGAACGTACCTGCCAGCCGTATTCTGAAATGGACCCCACACAGCAGGGAACTGTCAGTCTTCCGATCTGACTCACACGGAACAAACGGACTCTATTTTGCACCCGATGGAAGTCTGCTGGCGTGTGAAGGGGAGGCTGGACGTGTCACGCGGACCAATTCAGTAACAGGTGAGATTGAAGTACTCGCCAACGGCTATGGAGGAAAGCCACTGGCTAAACCCAATGACCTCTGCATGGATGATCAAGGACGCATTTATTTCACATCACGGTCGTCTGTCACGGATCCTGCGGGTGAAAATGTTAAAGCGGTTTACCGCATCGACACAGACGGGTCGATCCATCAAATCCTGGCGTGGCCGGATGTTCATATGCCAAACGGGATTGTCACGTCACCTGACAACCGACAACTGTACCTGATAGAAGCTCATCCCGACGCCAATCATCATCGGGATATTCGCGTCTATGATCTCAACGCAGACGGCACCGTGACAAACGGACGTGTATTGATTGATTTTTACCCCGGGCGCAGTGGTGACGGGATGTGTATCGATGCCGAAGGAAATCTCTATGTCGCAGCCGGTCTCCATGACACGCGAAACACAAGTGAAACGCTTGATACACAGCCAGGAATTCACGTTGTCTCACCAACCGGTAAACTACTTGCCTTCCGGGAGACACCGGAAGACACATTGACGAACTGTACTTTTGGTGGAAGTGACCTCAAGACACTTTATATCGCCTGCGGATCGCATCTGCTGAGTCTCCGGACAGAGATTCCTGGCAAGGCAGACTATCGGCCCGACGCGTAG